One Lycium ferocissimum isolate CSIRO_LF1 unplaced genomic scaffold, AGI_CSIRO_Lferr_CH_V1 ctg97, whole genome shotgun sequence DNA segment encodes these proteins:
- the LOC132046176 gene encoding uncharacterized protein LOC132046176 isoform X6, with the protein MSRFPMNRYDEQRLIQEVHYLHSLWHQGPPRPHPHPPIPTHPTPIPLQPSSSTKFKKRKIKNPKKLNKEAIIDSGIEWPCPKPVESPPVTESGWGSFKPQPILQPHLPTDQELANFASNRAHQGALKAVSDYFEYLIDAEEDDEEDDDDEEKGEKSYGFFAKLFEEDGVLREYYEKNGESGGEFNCLVCCGAGKKGWKKRFKDCVALVQHSITIANTRQAHRAYGQVICKILGWDFSRLPSIVLIAGYKASESSDKPAEGQVLGSELQTSSLANSNEGSNKTLQGNEDDGGKDGLSNTTDTVNIGSVELSQQKQSFSNENQQENGGGSTALEHNSTIEASVSNAIPETAKENTKNASNCPGRSRCARRKTYKRRWLKEMAKLKEKNIVAESEGLGTEEDGDKDGLSGLSNTTDTVNIGSDELSQQKQSFSNENKQEDGGGSTALEHNCPIEASVNTDISETAKENTEGASTCPGNEGDGGKNSLSGQSNTIDNVNIGSNEVSQQKESSGNENQQDNGGGSTVLEHNSTSEVNANRNWEDVSNDIPETAKENAEGASNCPEPSPDMIVANEENDRQKHEVLTETIIVSDKS; encoded by the exons atgtcacgttTTCCAATGAATCGATATGATGAACAAAGATTAATTCAAGAAGTTCATTACCTCCATTCTTTATGGCATCAAGGTCCCCCTagaccccacccccacccccctaTACCCACCCACCCAACTCCAATTCCTCTACAGCCCTCAAGttcaacaaaattcaagaaaaggaaaatcaagAACCCGAAAAAGCTCAATAAGGAAGCTATAATAGATTCAGGTATTGAATGGCCTTGCCCGAAACCTGTCGAATCGCCACCTGTAACAGAATCAGGGTGGGGTAGCTTTAAACCACAACCAATTTTGCAACCTCATTTGCCCACTGATCAAGAATTAGCTAATTTCGCGTCGAACAGGGCCCACCAAGGGGCGTTAAAGGCGGTATCGGATTATTTTGAGTACTTGATCGATGCTGAGGAGGATGACgaggaggatgatgatgatgaggaaaaGGGGGAGAAAAGTTATGGTTTTTTCGCGAAGTTGTTTGAGGAGGATGGTGTGTTGAGGGAGTATTATGAGAAGAATGGGGAGAGTGGTGGGGAATTTAATTGTCTTGTGTGTTGTGGGGCTGGTAAAAAAGGGTGGAAGAAGCGGTTTAAGGATTGCGTTGCGCTTGTTCAGCATTCGATTACTATAGCTAATACGAGGCAGGCGCATAGGGCATATGGTCAGGTCATTTGTAAGATTCTTGGATGGGATTTTAGTAGGCTTCCATCCATTGTTTTAATTGCAGGTTACAAGGCTAGTGAATCTTCTGATAAACCCGCGGAGGGTCAG GTATTAGGCTCCGAACTTCAGACTTCAAGTTTGGCTAATTCGAACGAAGGCTCCAATAAAACATTGCAGGGGAATGAGGATGATGGTGGTAAAGACGGTTTAAGCAATACAACAGATACTGTAAATATTGGCAGTGTTGAATTATCTCAGCAAAAACAATCTTTTAGTAATGAAAACCAACAAGAAAATGGTGGTGGCTCCACAGCGTTAGAG CACAACTCCACTATTGAAGCCAGTGTCAGCAATGCTATTCCCGAAACAGCAAAAGAGAACACAAAAAATGCATCCAATTGTCCG GGCCGTAGTAGATGTGCCAGGAGAAAAACTTATAAAAGGCGATGGTTGAAAGAGATGGCCAAACTTAAGGAGAAGAACATAGTTGCTGAATCAGAAGGACTG GGGACTGAGGAAGATGGTGATAAAGACGGTTTGAGTGGTCTAAGCAATACAACTGATACTGTAAATATCGGCAGCGATGAATTATCTCAGCAAAAACAGTCTTTTAGTAATGAAAACAAACAAGAAGATGGTGGTGGCTCCACAGCATTAGAG CATAACTGCCCAATTGAAGCCAGTGTCAACACTGATATTTCTGAAACAGCAAAAGAGAACACAGAGGGTGCATCCACTTGTCCG GGGAATGAGGGTGATGGTGGTAAGAACAGTTTGAGTGGTCAAAGCAATACCATAGATAATGTAAATATTGGCAGCAATGAAGTATCTCAGCAAAAAGAGTCTTCCGGTAATGAAAACCAGCAAGATAATGGCGGTGGCTCCACAGTGTTAGAG CACAATTCCACGAGTGAAGTCAATGCAAATAGAAATTGGGAAGATGTTAGCAATGATATACCGGAAACAGCAAAAGAGAATGCAGAGGGTGCATCCAATTGTCCA GAACCGTCGCCAGATATGATTGTTGCAAATGAAGAAAACGATCGTCAGAAGCATGAAGTCTTGACAGAGACAATAATCGTTAGTGACAAAAGTTGA